A DNA window from Augochlora pura isolate Apur16 chromosome 9, APUR_v2.2.1, whole genome shotgun sequence contains the following coding sequences:
- the Qua gene encoding villin like protein quail isoform X8: protein MDDKSCRSDDSNGDIFKNVPKNSTTFRVWKIEGLRVAAVTGSNVGYFLSELAYVIYAVSPKDGPLPYPGMPVKDLKSGPVVRIIHFWIGSACDSTISGAAALRAAELDSQISATILLREAQGRESPRFLAYFRQRLVVERLHFETPSCTLHRVTGVANPILTELEKVDWDHFSSRDVILVDVRFKGVTFLWLGSVADPLHKRHAATILEAKKDNNNVRVVIVEDGYEQTLPDDDRDLFASILNASSRVVRPDRPHRVNTPAPVKLYRCSEQSGKYKVAELKSGPILRSDLTSEAVYLIDRGEAGVWAWVGHNVNARETLEAVRNARGFVKKKNYSNGVSVGRTLEACEPTEMKALVRGWGPSKTRPLSLPPSFEPDYMNERPRMAAECQLVDDGSGEKTLWRVSQKEGMVQIDNKGIYYAETCYVMCYKYGQGRRSKCIVYCWEGVHSIKVDREAALEAACRLSEDNSAQLTKACQGREPPHLLQIYDGKLKILAGKHSDSPAEKYLVRVFGSTPYSSKAVERPLRSSSLDSSGVFILFSDMPVVWCGGKSTGDARQASRRLAPRNALLMIENKEDDDFWAELGGKGTYGTEIIDVGEELEKHLYQCVTEGDTFVGEEVLGFGQSCLLPEAIWLLDAGNVIWICIGKYSTPKSLRECVHDAMVFLYTHPTSRDRNTTISVIRQGAEPSTFIGLFDNWNYNLLRDYKSFETFYTLSQDKEPLTKIQTSAKSSSDFDSYVKYPLSVLKNDPENLPAGVDVARKEMHLTFDNFIAVFKIEPNEFVKLPPWKRQRLKQTAGLF from the exons Atg GACGACAAGAGCTGCCGGTCCGACGACTCCAACGGCGATATCTTCAAGAATGTCCCGAAGAACAGCACCACGTTCCGCGTTTGGAAAATCGAG GGATTACGGGTCGCAGCCGTCACAGGAAGTAATGTGGGATATTTCCTCTCGGAGCTGGCATACGTTATCTATGCGGTGTCGCCGAAGGACGGCCCACTCCCTTATCCTGGCATGCCG GTTAAGGATCTAAAATCGGGCCCAGTGGTCCGTATCATTCATTTCTGGATCGGATCCGCCTGCGACTCGACGATTTCCGGTGCAGCCGCCCTCCGAGCCGCCGAACTGGACTCTCAGATATCCGCGACGATACTTCTTAGAGAGGCCCAGGGTCGCGAAAGTCCGAGGTTTCTGGCGTACTTCCGGCAACGCCTGGTCGTCGAGAGGCTCCATTTCGAGACTCCGTCTTGCACGCTGCACAGAGTCACCGGCGTAGCGAATCCTATTTTAACGGAACTCGAGAAAGTCGATTGGGACCATTTCAGCTCGCGCGATGTGATTCTGGTGGACGTTCGATTCAA AGGCGTGACATTTCTCTGGCTAGGGTCCGTGGCCGATCCTTTACACAAACGGCACGCCGCGACCATTCTAGAGGCGAAGAAGGATAACAACAATGTCAGAGTGGTGATCGTTGAAGATGGTTACGAGCAGACTCTCCCCGATGACGATAGAGACCTATTTGCAAGCATTTTGAACGCCTCCAGTAGGGTGGTTCGTCCGGATCGTCCTCATAGAGTTAACACCCCAGCTCCGGTCAAGCTGTACAGGTGCAGCGAGCAATCTGGCAAATACAAAGTGGCGGAATTGAAATCCGGACCCATTCTACGGTCTGATCTAACGTCCGAAGCTGTCTACCtgatcgatcgcggcgagGCCGGTGTGTGGGCATGGGTTGGGCACAATGTCAATGCCAGGGAAACGTTGGAAGCTGTCCGCAACGCGCGTGGTTTCGTCAAGAAGAAGAATTATAGCAATGGCGTGTCCGTTGGGAGAACCCTCGAGGCTTGCGAGCCAACGGAAATGAAGGCTCTTGTCAGAGGCTGGGGGCCCTCGAAAACTAGACCGCTTTCTCTACCACCTAGCTTCGAACCGGACTACATGAACGAAAGACCCAGGATGGCTGCCGAATGCCAGTTGGTGGACGATGGATCCGGCGAGAAGACTCTTTGGAGGGTGAGTCAGAAAGAAGGGATGGTCCAGATCGATAACAAAGGCATTTACTATGCGGAGACCTGCTACGTGATGTGCTACAAGTACGGACAGGGCCGCAGAAGCAAGTGCATT GTCTATTGCTGGGAAGGAGTACATTCCATAAAGGTAGACCGAGAGGCTGCTTTGGAAGCCGCTTGTCGTCTATCGGAGGACAACTCGGCACAGCTGACGAAAGCCTGCCAGGGTAGAGAACCGCCTCATCTCCTTCAAATTTAtgatggaaaattgaaaatactggCTGGCAAACACAGTGACTCTC CGGCGGAGAAGTATCTTGTCAGAGTTTTCGGGTCTACGCCTTATTCGTCGAAAGCGGTTGAACGTCCTCTGAGATCCAGCAGCCTCGATTCCAGCGGAGTATTTATCCTTTTCTCGGATATGCCTGTAGTGTGGTGCGGTGGAAAGAGTACAGGCGACGCTCGGCAAGCGTCCCGACGCCTAGCACCCAGAAATGCGCTCCTGATGATCGAAAACAAGGAAGACGATGATTTTTGGGCGGAACTTGGAG GTAAAGGTACTTATGGTACAGAGATCATCGACGTCGGAGAAGAGCTTGAGAAACATTTGTATCAGTGTGTGACGGAAGGAGACACATTCGTTGGCGAGGAGGTTCTTGGATTTGGACAGAGCTGCCTTCTTCCGGAAGCTATCTGGCTGCTGGATGCTGGAAACGTAATATGGATCTGTATTGGAAAGTATTCAACGCCTAAATCGTTAAGAGAATGCGTGCACGATGCTATGGTGTTTTTGTACACTCATCCAACTAGTCGagatagaaatactacaaTTTCTGTGATCAGACAAG GTGCGGAGCCCTCGACGTTCATAGGACTGTTCGACAATTGGAACTATAATTTGTTACGGGACTACAAATCATTTGAGACGTTCTACACGCTGTCACAGGACAAAGAGCCATTAACGAAGATACAAACGTCTGCGAAATCATCGAGCGACTTTGATAGCTATGTGAAATATCCTCTTTCCGTACTGAAAAATGATCCAGAAAATTTACCAGCCGGTGTTGATGTAGCTCGCAAAGAAATGCACCTTACATTCGATAACTTTATTGccgtttttaaaatagaaccAAACGAATTCGTAAAACTACCACCCTGGAAGAGACAAAGACTGAAGCAAACTGCAGGTCTCTTTTAA
- the Qua gene encoding villin like protein quail isoform X3 translates to MITIRFWFYGCAKGGEWYIYIYKARKSCRKAQLKQEKQLPRCGEARRGSRDGPSGSSMIFLENYVDVTQDDKSCRSDDSNGDIFKNVPKNSTTFRVWKIEGLRVAAVTGSNVGYFLSELAYVIYAVSPKDGPLPYPGMPVKDLKSGPVVRIIHFWIGSACDSTISGAAALRAAELDSQISATILLREAQGRESPRFLAYFRQRLVVERLHFETPSCTLHRVTGVANPILTELEKVDWDHFSSRDVILVDVRFKGVTFLWLGSVADPLHKRHAATILEAKKDNNNVRVVIVEDGYEQTLPDDDRDLFASILNASSRVVRPDRPHRVNTPAPVKLYRCSEQSGKYKVAELKSGPILRSDLTSEAVYLIDRGEAGVWAWVGHNVNARETLEAVRNARGFVKKKNYSNGVSVGRTLEACEPTEMKALVRGWGPSKTRPLSLPPSFEPDYMNERPRMAAECQLVDDGSGEKTLWRVSQKEGMVQIDNKGIYYAETCYVMCYKYGQGRRSKCIVYCWEGVHSIKVDREAALEAACRLSEDNSAQLTKACQGREPPHLLQIYDGKLKILAGKHSDSPAEKYLVRVFGSTPYSSKAVERPLRSSSLDSSGVFILFSDMPVVWCGGKSTGDARQASRRLAPRNALLMIENKEDDDFWAELGGKGTYGTEIIDVGEELEKHLYQCVTEGDTFVGEEVLGFGQSCLLPEAIWLLDAGNVIWICIGKYSTPKSLRECVHDAMVFLYTHPTSRDRNTTISVIRQGAEPSTFIGLFDNWNYNLLRDYKSFETFYTLSQDKEPLTKIQTSAKSSSDFDSYVKYPLSVLKNDPENLPAGVDVARKEMHLTFDNFIAVFKIEPNEFVKLPPWKRQRLKQTAGLF, encoded by the exons ATGATAACGATACGGTTCTGGTTTTATGGCTGCGCAAAAGGAGGAGAAtggtatatatacatatataaagcCCGCAAAAGTTGCCGGAAAGCTCAATTGAAACAAGAAAAGCAGTTGCCACGGtgcggcgaggcgcggcgcggttctCGCGACGGACCCTCGGGAAGTTCGATgattttcttagaaaattatgttgATGTCACGCAGGACGACAAGAGCTGCCGGTCCGACGACTCCAACGGCGATATCTTCAAGAATGTCCCGAAGAACAGCACCACGTTCCGCGTTTGGAAAATCGAG GGATTACGGGTCGCAGCCGTCACAGGAAGTAATGTGGGATATTTCCTCTCGGAGCTGGCATACGTTATCTATGCGGTGTCGCCGAAGGACGGCCCACTCCCTTATCCTGGCATGCCG GTTAAGGATCTAAAATCGGGCCCAGTGGTCCGTATCATTCATTTCTGGATCGGATCCGCCTGCGACTCGACGATTTCCGGTGCAGCCGCCCTCCGAGCCGCCGAACTGGACTCTCAGATATCCGCGACGATACTTCTTAGAGAGGCCCAGGGTCGCGAAAGTCCGAGGTTTCTGGCGTACTTCCGGCAACGCCTGGTCGTCGAGAGGCTCCATTTCGAGACTCCGTCTTGCACGCTGCACAGAGTCACCGGCGTAGCGAATCCTATTTTAACGGAACTCGAGAAAGTCGATTGGGACCATTTCAGCTCGCGCGATGTGATTCTGGTGGACGTTCGATTCAA AGGCGTGACATTTCTCTGGCTAGGGTCCGTGGCCGATCCTTTACACAAACGGCACGCCGCGACCATTCTAGAGGCGAAGAAGGATAACAACAATGTCAGAGTGGTGATCGTTGAAGATGGTTACGAGCAGACTCTCCCCGATGACGATAGAGACCTATTTGCAAGCATTTTGAACGCCTCCAGTAGGGTGGTTCGTCCGGATCGTCCTCATAGAGTTAACACCCCAGCTCCGGTCAAGCTGTACAGGTGCAGCGAGCAATCTGGCAAATACAAAGTGGCGGAATTGAAATCCGGACCCATTCTACGGTCTGATCTAACGTCCGAAGCTGTCTACCtgatcgatcgcggcgagGCCGGTGTGTGGGCATGGGTTGGGCACAATGTCAATGCCAGGGAAACGTTGGAAGCTGTCCGCAACGCGCGTGGTTTCGTCAAGAAGAAGAATTATAGCAATGGCGTGTCCGTTGGGAGAACCCTCGAGGCTTGCGAGCCAACGGAAATGAAGGCTCTTGTCAGAGGCTGGGGGCCCTCGAAAACTAGACCGCTTTCTCTACCACCTAGCTTCGAACCGGACTACATGAACGAAAGACCCAGGATGGCTGCCGAATGCCAGTTGGTGGACGATGGATCCGGCGAGAAGACTCTTTGGAGGGTGAGTCAGAAAGAAGGGATGGTCCAGATCGATAACAAAGGCATTTACTATGCGGAGACCTGCTACGTGATGTGCTACAAGTACGGACAGGGCCGCAGAAGCAAGTGCATT GTCTATTGCTGGGAAGGAGTACATTCCATAAAGGTAGACCGAGAGGCTGCTTTGGAAGCCGCTTGTCGTCTATCGGAGGACAACTCGGCACAGCTGACGAAAGCCTGCCAGGGTAGAGAACCGCCTCATCTCCTTCAAATTTAtgatggaaaattgaaaatactggCTGGCAAACACAGTGACTCTC CGGCGGAGAAGTATCTTGTCAGAGTTTTCGGGTCTACGCCTTATTCGTCGAAAGCGGTTGAACGTCCTCTGAGATCCAGCAGCCTCGATTCCAGCGGAGTATTTATCCTTTTCTCGGATATGCCTGTAGTGTGGTGCGGTGGAAAGAGTACAGGCGACGCTCGGCAAGCGTCCCGACGCCTAGCACCCAGAAATGCGCTCCTGATGATCGAAAACAAGGAAGACGATGATTTTTGGGCGGAACTTGGAG GTAAAGGTACTTATGGTACAGAGATCATCGACGTCGGAGAAGAGCTTGAGAAACATTTGTATCAGTGTGTGACGGAAGGAGACACATTCGTTGGCGAGGAGGTTCTTGGATTTGGACAGAGCTGCCTTCTTCCGGAAGCTATCTGGCTGCTGGATGCTGGAAACGTAATATGGATCTGTATTGGAAAGTATTCAACGCCTAAATCGTTAAGAGAATGCGTGCACGATGCTATGGTGTTTTTGTACACTCATCCAACTAGTCGagatagaaatactacaaTTTCTGTGATCAGACAAG GTGCGGAGCCCTCGACGTTCATAGGACTGTTCGACAATTGGAACTATAATTTGTTACGGGACTACAAATCATTTGAGACGTTCTACACGCTGTCACAGGACAAAGAGCCATTAACGAAGATACAAACGTCTGCGAAATCATCGAGCGACTTTGATAGCTATGTGAAATATCCTCTTTCCGTACTGAAAAATGATCCAGAAAATTTACCAGCCGGTGTTGATGTAGCTCGCAAAGAAATGCACCTTACATTCGATAACTTTATTGccgtttttaaaatagaaccAAACGAATTCGTAAAACTACCACCCTGGAAGAGACAAAGACTGAAGCAAACTGCAGGTCTCTTTTAA
- the Qua gene encoding villin like protein quail isoform X5, translating into MDWIGKLRDALHRTAPHRYNVRKDDKSCRSDDSNGDIFKNVPKNSTTFRVWKIEGLRVAAVTGSNVGYFLSELAYVIYAVSPKDGPLPYPGMPVKDLKSGPVVRIIHFWIGSACDSTISGAAALRAAELDSQISATILLREAQGRESPRFLAYFRQRLVVERLHFETPSCTLHRVTGVANPILTELEKVDWDHFSSRDVILVDVRFKGVTFLWLGSVADPLHKRHAATILEAKKDNNNVRVVIVEDGYEQTLPDDDRDLFASILNASSRVVRPDRPHRVNTPAPVKLYRCSEQSGKYKVAELKSGPILRSDLTSEAVYLIDRGEAGVWAWVGHNVNARETLEAVRNARGFVKKKNYSNGVSVGRTLEACEPTEMKALVRGWGPSKTRPLSLPPSFEPDYMNERPRMAAECQLVDDGSGEKTLWRVSQKEGMVQIDNKGIYYAETCYVMCYKYGQGRRSKCIVYCWEGVHSIKVDREAALEAACRLSEDNSAQLTKACQGREPPHLLQIYDGKLKILAGKHSDSPAEKYLVRVFGSTPYSSKAVERPLRSSSLDSSGVFILFSDMPVVWCGGKSTGDARQASRRLAPRNALLMIENKEDDDFWAELGGKGTYGTEIIDVGEELEKHLYQCVTEGDTFVGEEVLGFGQSCLLPEAIWLLDAGNVIWICIGKYSTPKSLRECVHDAMVFLYTHPTSRDRNTTISVIRQGAEPSTFIGLFDNWNYNLLRDYKSFETFYTLSQDKEPLTKIQTSAKSSSDFDSYVKYPLSVLKNDPENLPAGVDVARKEMHLTFDNFIAVFKIEPNEFVKLPPWKRQRLKQTAGLF; encoded by the exons ATGGATTGGATAGGGAAGCTCCGCGATGCGTtgcaccgcaccgcaccgcaccgaTATAACGTTAGAAAG GACGACAAGAGCTGCCGGTCCGACGACTCCAACGGCGATATCTTCAAGAATGTCCCGAAGAACAGCACCACGTTCCGCGTTTGGAAAATCGAG GGATTACGGGTCGCAGCCGTCACAGGAAGTAATGTGGGATATTTCCTCTCGGAGCTGGCATACGTTATCTATGCGGTGTCGCCGAAGGACGGCCCACTCCCTTATCCTGGCATGCCG GTTAAGGATCTAAAATCGGGCCCAGTGGTCCGTATCATTCATTTCTGGATCGGATCCGCCTGCGACTCGACGATTTCCGGTGCAGCCGCCCTCCGAGCCGCCGAACTGGACTCTCAGATATCCGCGACGATACTTCTTAGAGAGGCCCAGGGTCGCGAAAGTCCGAGGTTTCTGGCGTACTTCCGGCAACGCCTGGTCGTCGAGAGGCTCCATTTCGAGACTCCGTCTTGCACGCTGCACAGAGTCACCGGCGTAGCGAATCCTATTTTAACGGAACTCGAGAAAGTCGATTGGGACCATTTCAGCTCGCGCGATGTGATTCTGGTGGACGTTCGATTCAA AGGCGTGACATTTCTCTGGCTAGGGTCCGTGGCCGATCCTTTACACAAACGGCACGCCGCGACCATTCTAGAGGCGAAGAAGGATAACAACAATGTCAGAGTGGTGATCGTTGAAGATGGTTACGAGCAGACTCTCCCCGATGACGATAGAGACCTATTTGCAAGCATTTTGAACGCCTCCAGTAGGGTGGTTCGTCCGGATCGTCCTCATAGAGTTAACACCCCAGCTCCGGTCAAGCTGTACAGGTGCAGCGAGCAATCTGGCAAATACAAAGTGGCGGAATTGAAATCCGGACCCATTCTACGGTCTGATCTAACGTCCGAAGCTGTCTACCtgatcgatcgcggcgagGCCGGTGTGTGGGCATGGGTTGGGCACAATGTCAATGCCAGGGAAACGTTGGAAGCTGTCCGCAACGCGCGTGGTTTCGTCAAGAAGAAGAATTATAGCAATGGCGTGTCCGTTGGGAGAACCCTCGAGGCTTGCGAGCCAACGGAAATGAAGGCTCTTGTCAGAGGCTGGGGGCCCTCGAAAACTAGACCGCTTTCTCTACCACCTAGCTTCGAACCGGACTACATGAACGAAAGACCCAGGATGGCTGCCGAATGCCAGTTGGTGGACGATGGATCCGGCGAGAAGACTCTTTGGAGGGTGAGTCAGAAAGAAGGGATGGTCCAGATCGATAACAAAGGCATTTACTATGCGGAGACCTGCTACGTGATGTGCTACAAGTACGGACAGGGCCGCAGAAGCAAGTGCATT GTCTATTGCTGGGAAGGAGTACATTCCATAAAGGTAGACCGAGAGGCTGCTTTGGAAGCCGCTTGTCGTCTATCGGAGGACAACTCGGCACAGCTGACGAAAGCCTGCCAGGGTAGAGAACCGCCTCATCTCCTTCAAATTTAtgatggaaaattgaaaatactggCTGGCAAACACAGTGACTCTC CGGCGGAGAAGTATCTTGTCAGAGTTTTCGGGTCTACGCCTTATTCGTCGAAAGCGGTTGAACGTCCTCTGAGATCCAGCAGCCTCGATTCCAGCGGAGTATTTATCCTTTTCTCGGATATGCCTGTAGTGTGGTGCGGTGGAAAGAGTACAGGCGACGCTCGGCAAGCGTCCCGACGCCTAGCACCCAGAAATGCGCTCCTGATGATCGAAAACAAGGAAGACGATGATTTTTGGGCGGAACTTGGAG GTAAAGGTACTTATGGTACAGAGATCATCGACGTCGGAGAAGAGCTTGAGAAACATTTGTATCAGTGTGTGACGGAAGGAGACACATTCGTTGGCGAGGAGGTTCTTGGATTTGGACAGAGCTGCCTTCTTCCGGAAGCTATCTGGCTGCTGGATGCTGGAAACGTAATATGGATCTGTATTGGAAAGTATTCAACGCCTAAATCGTTAAGAGAATGCGTGCACGATGCTATGGTGTTTTTGTACACTCATCCAACTAGTCGagatagaaatactacaaTTTCTGTGATCAGACAAG GTGCGGAGCCCTCGACGTTCATAGGACTGTTCGACAATTGGAACTATAATTTGTTACGGGACTACAAATCATTTGAGACGTTCTACACGCTGTCACAGGACAAAGAGCCATTAACGAAGATACAAACGTCTGCGAAATCATCGAGCGACTTTGATAGCTATGTGAAATATCCTCTTTCCGTACTGAAAAATGATCCAGAAAATTTACCAGCCGGTGTTGATGTAGCTCGCAAAGAAATGCACCTTACATTCGATAACTTTATTGccgtttttaaaatagaaccAAACGAATTCGTAAAACTACCACCCTGGAAGAGACAAAGACTGAAGCAAACTGCAGGTCTCTTTTAA
- the Qua gene encoding villin like protein quail isoform X1: protein MRVFRKFREEPFVAGPSLFASAESRQIGLRIKAKELKFPMITIRFWFYGCAKGGEWYIYIYKARKSCRKAQLKQEKQLPRCGEARRGSRDGPSGSSMIFLENYVDVTQDDKSCRSDDSNGDIFKNVPKNSTTFRVWKIEGLRVAAVTGSNVGYFLSELAYVIYAVSPKDGPLPYPGMPVKDLKSGPVVRIIHFWIGSACDSTISGAAALRAAELDSQISATILLREAQGRESPRFLAYFRQRLVVERLHFETPSCTLHRVTGVANPILTELEKVDWDHFSSRDVILVDVRFKGVTFLWLGSVADPLHKRHAATILEAKKDNNNVRVVIVEDGYEQTLPDDDRDLFASILNASSRVVRPDRPHRVNTPAPVKLYRCSEQSGKYKVAELKSGPILRSDLTSEAVYLIDRGEAGVWAWVGHNVNARETLEAVRNARGFVKKKNYSNGVSVGRTLEACEPTEMKALVRGWGPSKTRPLSLPPSFEPDYMNERPRMAAECQLVDDGSGEKTLWRVSQKEGMVQIDNKGIYYAETCYVMCYKYGQGRRSKCIVYCWEGVHSIKVDREAALEAACRLSEDNSAQLTKACQGREPPHLLQIYDGKLKILAGKHSDSPAEKYLVRVFGSTPYSSKAVERPLRSSSLDSSGVFILFSDMPVVWCGGKSTGDARQASRRLAPRNALLMIENKEDDDFWAELGGKGTYGTEIIDVGEELEKHLYQCVTEGDTFVGEEVLGFGQSCLLPEAIWLLDAGNVIWICIGKYSTPKSLRECVHDAMVFLYTHPTSRDRNTTISVIRQGAEPSTFIGLFDNWNYNLLRDYKSFETFYTLSQDKEPLTKIQTSAKSSSDFDSYVKYPLSVLKNDPENLPAGVDVARKEMHLTFDNFIAVFKIEPNEFVKLPPWKRQRLKQTAGLF, encoded by the exons ATGCGAGTCTTTCGAAAATTTAGAGAAGAACCGTTCGTCGCTGGCCCTTCTCTGTTTGCGTCAGCCGAAAG CCGGCAAATTGGTCTCCGGATTAAAGCCAAGGAATTAAAGTTCCCGATGATAACGATACGGTTCTGGTTTTATGGCTGCGCAAAAGGAGGAGAAtggtatatatacatatataaagcCCGCAAAAGTTGCCGGAAAGCTCAATTGAAACAAGAAAAGCAGTTGCCACGGtgcggcgaggcgcggcgcggttctCGCGACGGACCCTCGGGAAGTTCGATgattttcttagaaaattatgttgATGTCACGCAGGACGACAAGAGCTGCCGGTCCGACGACTCCAACGGCGATATCTTCAAGAATGTCCCGAAGAACAGCACCACGTTCCGCGTTTGGAAAATCGAG GGATTACGGGTCGCAGCCGTCACAGGAAGTAATGTGGGATATTTCCTCTCGGAGCTGGCATACGTTATCTATGCGGTGTCGCCGAAGGACGGCCCACTCCCTTATCCTGGCATGCCG GTTAAGGATCTAAAATCGGGCCCAGTGGTCCGTATCATTCATTTCTGGATCGGATCCGCCTGCGACTCGACGATTTCCGGTGCAGCCGCCCTCCGAGCCGCCGAACTGGACTCTCAGATATCCGCGACGATACTTCTTAGAGAGGCCCAGGGTCGCGAAAGTCCGAGGTTTCTGGCGTACTTCCGGCAACGCCTGGTCGTCGAGAGGCTCCATTTCGAGACTCCGTCTTGCACGCTGCACAGAGTCACCGGCGTAGCGAATCCTATTTTAACGGAACTCGAGAAAGTCGATTGGGACCATTTCAGCTCGCGCGATGTGATTCTGGTGGACGTTCGATTCAA AGGCGTGACATTTCTCTGGCTAGGGTCCGTGGCCGATCCTTTACACAAACGGCACGCCGCGACCATTCTAGAGGCGAAGAAGGATAACAACAATGTCAGAGTGGTGATCGTTGAAGATGGTTACGAGCAGACTCTCCCCGATGACGATAGAGACCTATTTGCAAGCATTTTGAACGCCTCCAGTAGGGTGGTTCGTCCGGATCGTCCTCATAGAGTTAACACCCCAGCTCCGGTCAAGCTGTACAGGTGCAGCGAGCAATCTGGCAAATACAAAGTGGCGGAATTGAAATCCGGACCCATTCTACGGTCTGATCTAACGTCCGAAGCTGTCTACCtgatcgatcgcggcgagGCCGGTGTGTGGGCATGGGTTGGGCACAATGTCAATGCCAGGGAAACGTTGGAAGCTGTCCGCAACGCGCGTGGTTTCGTCAAGAAGAAGAATTATAGCAATGGCGTGTCCGTTGGGAGAACCCTCGAGGCTTGCGAGCCAACGGAAATGAAGGCTCTTGTCAGAGGCTGGGGGCCCTCGAAAACTAGACCGCTTTCTCTACCACCTAGCTTCGAACCGGACTACATGAACGAAAGACCCAGGATGGCTGCCGAATGCCAGTTGGTGGACGATGGATCCGGCGAGAAGACTCTTTGGAGGGTGAGTCAGAAAGAAGGGATGGTCCAGATCGATAACAAAGGCATTTACTATGCGGAGACCTGCTACGTGATGTGCTACAAGTACGGACAGGGCCGCAGAAGCAAGTGCATT GTCTATTGCTGGGAAGGAGTACATTCCATAAAGGTAGACCGAGAGGCTGCTTTGGAAGCCGCTTGTCGTCTATCGGAGGACAACTCGGCACAGCTGACGAAAGCCTGCCAGGGTAGAGAACCGCCTCATCTCCTTCAAATTTAtgatggaaaattgaaaatactggCTGGCAAACACAGTGACTCTC CGGCGGAGAAGTATCTTGTCAGAGTTTTCGGGTCTACGCCTTATTCGTCGAAAGCGGTTGAACGTCCTCTGAGATCCAGCAGCCTCGATTCCAGCGGAGTATTTATCCTTTTCTCGGATATGCCTGTAGTGTGGTGCGGTGGAAAGAGTACAGGCGACGCTCGGCAAGCGTCCCGACGCCTAGCACCCAGAAATGCGCTCCTGATGATCGAAAACAAGGAAGACGATGATTTTTGGGCGGAACTTGGAG GTAAAGGTACTTATGGTACAGAGATCATCGACGTCGGAGAAGAGCTTGAGAAACATTTGTATCAGTGTGTGACGGAAGGAGACACATTCGTTGGCGAGGAGGTTCTTGGATTTGGACAGAGCTGCCTTCTTCCGGAAGCTATCTGGCTGCTGGATGCTGGAAACGTAATATGGATCTGTATTGGAAAGTATTCAACGCCTAAATCGTTAAGAGAATGCGTGCACGATGCTATGGTGTTTTTGTACACTCATCCAACTAGTCGagatagaaatactacaaTTTCTGTGATCAGACAAG GTGCGGAGCCCTCGACGTTCATAGGACTGTTCGACAATTGGAACTATAATTTGTTACGGGACTACAAATCATTTGAGACGTTCTACACGCTGTCACAGGACAAAGAGCCATTAACGAAGATACAAACGTCTGCGAAATCATCGAGCGACTTTGATAGCTATGTGAAATATCCTCTTTCCGTACTGAAAAATGATCCAGAAAATTTACCAGCCGGTGTTGATGTAGCTCGCAAAGAAATGCACCTTACATTCGATAACTTTATTGccgtttttaaaatagaaccAAACGAATTCGTAAAACTACCACCCTGGAAGAGACAAAGACTGAAGCAAACTGCAGGTCTCTTTTAA